The stretch of DNA TCGCCCGGTCCTTGACGAGCTCTAAGGCGTTCATCGCCCCTATGCCGCGCACATCACCGATGAGCGGGTAGCGTTCCTGCATCGTGCGAAAGCGGTCTCGCACACGCTTGCCGATCTCCTCTGCCCTGCTGACCAGGCCTTCCTCTTCGATCACCTCCAGGACTGCCAAGGCAGCCGCGCAGCTCACGGGATTGCCGCTGAACGTGCCGCCCAGTCCTGCCGGATGGATGCCATCCACGACTTCTGCCCAGGCAATAACTGCAGCCAGAGGCAGCCCGCCTGCCAGTGACTTGGCCGTCACCAAGATGTCCGGCTCCAGGCCATAGTGTTCGCAAGCGAAGAGCCTGCCGGTCCTACCCCAGCCCGTCTGGATCTCGTCGGCAATGAGCACGATGCCGTGGGCGCGGCAAAAGTCGCGCAACGCCGCGACATAGGCCTGAGGAAAGGGGACAAAGCCACCTTCACCAAGTACCGGCTCGAAGATGACTGCCGCAACCGTCTGCGGATCCGCATTCGCCATGAAGAACTCCTCTAACCGCGAGGCGCAAAATGTGGCACACGAGTCGGGCTGCTTGTCGTAGGGGCAGCGGTAGCAGTAGGGCGCCGGCAGGTGGTAGACCTCGGGCGCGCCGGGCCCAAAGCCCTTGCGATACGGCGCCACCTTGCCGTTGAGGGACATGGTCAAATACGTACGCCCATGGTAGCCGTGCTCAAAGCTCACCAACGCATAGCGCCTGGTGTGGTACTTGGCGATCTTGACCGCGTTCTCCACCGCCTCGGCGCCAGAGTTGACCAGAATGGTCTTCTTCTTGGAATCTCCCGGAGCCAGACGGTTCAGGCGCGCCGCCAGCGCCACGTAGGACTCGTAGGGGAGCACATGAAAACAGGTGTGAGTGAACTTGCGCACCTGCGCAATGACAGCTTCCACGACCTTCGG from Calditrichota bacterium encodes:
- a CDS encoding aspartate aminotransferase family protein translates to PKVVEAVIAQVRKFTHTCFHVLPYESYVALAARLNRLAPGDSKKKTILVNSGAEAVENAVKIAKYHTRRYALVSFEHGYHGRTYLTMSLNGKVAPYRKGFGPGAPEVYHLPAPYCYRCPYDKQPDSCATFCASRLEEFFMANADPQTVAAVIFEPVLGEGGFVPFPQAYVAALRDFCRAHGIVLIADEIQTGWGRTGRLFACEHYGLEPDILVTAKSLAGGLPLAAVIAWAEVVDGIHPAGLGGTFSGNPVSCAAALAVLEVIEEEGLVSRAEEIGKRVRDRFRTMQERYPLIGDVRGIGAMNALELVKDRATKEPAPQAVTHVLRHCYEHGLVVLKAGTYNNCIRTLMPLVISDAELAAGLDILEQAVASAAV